The region GCTGCTTGAGGATCCTCCTCTTCCTCTGAATCCGAACGACTTGTGGCCATCTCACAAACCTGTGAAGATCCTTCTTAGGAGGCAATGCCCCACCAATTCCAAATTGTTTCGGCCTTTTCTCAAACAACGGATTCACAACCTTCTCCTGTGTTGAAAAAAtatgtacatatacagatatCGTCAAACAAATTTGAATTGCAGATAGACACTAAATACGAACAGATCATTCCAATAATATCCACAGATCATACCGCTGTTTTCTTCTTGGTTGCAACCGCCTTTCCACCTTTCTTTGGGGCCTTCAAGTGATTAAAAATAAACGCGTATTAAGATTTGATTCAAATAAACAAAAAACACGAAGCAACAGGTAAAACGAGAGAGAGAAGTTGACGAATTTTGTGAGTTTTATggatgaaacaaaacaacaaacAACGACACAAACACTCCTCAAATCCAACTTTTTTCAAATTTCCATATATACAGATCAGAAACATATGAGAAAACCAGAAGTCATTGAATTAATCGAATGAGATGGAGTTGGAGACTCACCATGTCTGAAAGTAGAGATTGAAGGTCTGGAAAACGGCAGGGATTAAAAGGGTTTTCGTGTTTATAAGAAAGACGAGGTTTATAgcttttagggtttcacataactTGGGCCATCCCATATGGGCTGGACGGGGTTTATACCTTCTCGGCTTCATTTTACAGCCCAGCGGACCAACAGCTCGCctattattatgtttttttaactataTTTTTAGTAGTTTAGAAATATATattcacataataacataaattTCAAGAAATAGATGCTCGCAATTGAACCTGAACTCTCATTTAAACATTATCATCTACTAACCATTCAAACAAGCATGTACAAAcacaaaatacataaaatataaatactAAAAGACAAACAAATACTATAAGATTTCAACTCAAATTCTTAATTTCACCTGCCCAATGTTTTTTATCAGACTTGAAACAATTTTGTGTTGTAAACATATTTGCTTATAGATATTTCCAAGGTATTAAAGTCACGTCAAGATCAAGTTTGTTAATTGATCATAGTTTTATAAAGAATTTTGAACCACTGAAGCTAAAATTTCCTCGGAATCTATTAAATTTGGTTCAACTTTTGCCTAACACTGCTAAATAAACACGAGATACACGATGCTTAGTGTAATGAGAGAGTTGAATGAGAAAACATGTCTaatgtgttgtttgttttttgtttgcAAATATTCTTGACTTTTTATATTAGTCTTTGCagactgtttttttttttaaccgtAGAGTGTAGCCCTAAAAAGGTTTGTATATCCTCTTTTTGACGTATATGTAGACCACACTCTTCTAACATCTTCATACATCTTctaacataaaaaaaaacaaaaatatatttatttttttgtacttagatttattccaactttatttatgataaaaaaaattaaatcacaATACTTTAAGAAAAAAGTTTGACGAGACAACCATGACCTTTCTGCcaaatttccaaataaatatttaattactcTTCTAACATCTTCATACATCTTCtaacataaaaaacaaaaatatatttattttttttacttagatttattccaactttatttatgataaaaaaaattttaatcaCAATACTTTAAGAAAAAAGTTTGACGACACAACCATGACCTTTATGCCAAATTTCCAAATAAAGATTTAATTACTCTTCTAACATCTGTATACATCTTCtaacataaaaaacaaaaatatatttattttttttaacttagatttattccaactttatttatgataaaaaaaaattttaatcaCGATACTTTAAGAAAAAAGTTTGACGACACAACCATGACCTTTGTGACAAATTTCCAAATAAAGATTTAATTACTCTTCTAACATCTGTATACATCTTCtaacataaaaaacaaaaatatatttattttttttaacttagatttattccaactttatttatgataaaaaaaaattttaatcaCGATACTTTAAGAAAAAAGTTTGACGACACAACCATGACCTTTGTGACAAATTTCCAAATAAAGATTTAATTACGATCGTTGGAGTTGTTTATATAGATATGAAAAGAATCATAATGTTCTATATTTTTTGTGTCAAATTTTATGAAAGATTATTTAATGCAGTATCATCTATTTATTGagaaaaatatttatgttcattttttaatagatttaattaaaagggtaaaataaaagttttgaaaattttcattttaaaattgaaGTTTATTTCAATCTATTTTATATGTTAAATTATTTAATCCCTAGTTATAATGTTTAGGTATAACTTTGCGACCAAAGTTTGTTCGTTTGTATCAAATATATATTAATTCGTACCATTTTATTTTTCACTTTTAATCCAATAATAtataaaagttgatctagatttGTTAATCATTtataataaagtcataaaagTATTGAAAAACTCTTTTAcgtttaaaaaaatcagtttatttatattttattttattttgacagTCTGCAAATGTTAAAAAAGAAACAGTCTTCTACTTTCATACTGCAAACGTTTggccacctcttctactgcagacacttatttcaaaaaaacaaacaacacctagacgttgaaataaaactttttaattgttaaatatgtTATAAATTAAGATTTTTTAAATATGCTTCATTAAACTTTATAAAGTTTaatgcatttaaaaaaaattatagaacaTTCATATGAAGAAGAAAATGATGAAGTTTTAATTCGTTAAATTCAATGTATTGTGGATGTTGAAATGCCTaagaaaattcatatttttttacaCAAATGATACATAGTTTTTGTTTCATTGACACAGAGTTTCTCCAAGCCCATTGTACACACACAAAGACAAATATATTTTGTTCTATCTCATCTTAAATAACAAAAGAGGCCTAAAGGCTCCACAATTCAACATTGAAGAAATAATAAATTCAAAGAAAACATCCAAATTAAGATTACATAAATTcacaattaaaaaaacataaattctcATTTGTTCCGAATACTCAATGGATCAGAATACAAAGTTAGTGAAACAACGAAAGTACAAAGCACAAACATGCCAAAACTTCATCAGCTCATTTATGCCTTCTTTGGTCTTCCTCTTCCTCTTTTAGCCCCGGATgcccctcctcctcctccttcctTTGCAGCTGCAGATGAGCGGCCCCGCCCACGACCTCTGCCAGAAGACTTCCCGCCCCTTTTACTCTTTTTAGCAAAACCGTTTGACTCTTCATCACTATAATCATCATCTCCATCAAAGCTTTCCTGTTTTGACTCTTCTGAGTCCGATAATTCTTTTGATTTCTTCCTTTTtgcaccacctccacctccacctttTTTGTTATTTTGCTTGGCTGGTGCCGGAGCAGCTGCAGCAGCTTCTTCAACACCTTCACCCGCAGCTTTGCCATCATAAATTTCAAGCTGTATATAACAAATGAGAACAAGTCAACACCTCATTCATATTCCTCAGACTAAAACAATAAAGAAACATCAACATCCGTGCACAAGACATCGATATTGTGTTTGACATGCATTGGACTAGGACTGATATCAACAACAAaacaaaagttgtaatttttttgtCCCACCTTTTGGAGTGGGacaaaaaaattacaacttttgttCTGTTGTTGATATCAGTCTCAGTCCAATGCATGTCAAACACAGTTAAATACAAGGGCAGAGCAAGTGTCTGCAATTTCGGTTGGTTACCTGGTCAAGTTTATCAGCAGCATTGGTTCTATCGACCACCACCAAGGAATGTGCAAAACCACATGCAACACTAGAGCACAACACAACATTAAGAAAAGTTTAGAAACAAGtaacataataaataaaacattaattagACACACACAAAAATCAAAAACCAACCTGATAACATGAATGCCTTCAATGGACTCTACTTTTTTAGGGATTGAAGAAGACCTGCAACTCATAACAATGCAACCATTAGAAGAAGACAACCAcagtaaaaaaaaagtaaaaagtagAAGATTAGTAAGAGACTAAGAGTAACAATGACATACTTCTGCTGGTTAGGCCCATATCCAAGTTCACCAGACTGAGCATGGCCCCAGCTTATGCATGTGTTATCAGCACCAACAAAATGATGCATACTGCCTGAATCCATGCAATCTATGTTCCAACCACTGcacaaatacaacaaaattaATCTCTCAAATTTtactataaataaatatatattactgATCAAATTTTCATGGAAAGTAGGGAAACCTGAGATCCATGAGAGGTTTAGGGTACATCCAGTCATCACCAGTGTTCTTAATCTTACCCCACATGTACATCTGCCCTCCACCTGAACATAAATATTTCCAATGATGAAAAAGATAagttattatgttttagcaacaaaacaattaaaatttatTCAAAAGAAGAGAAAGACATGCCAGCTGTAACAGCACAGTTGACAGATCCAGCAGAAACCACTGCATTAGAAGGTACAACATTGTTCTTTGTGAAAAAGTCAAGGCGCCTAGGACTCCACTCATCCTTTTGTTCTTTATGTCCAAGCCTATAAATATAAACACCATCAATCAACAACAATATAACTAGAGAATCCATTATTAAGTAGAAACTTTTTACAAATATTCCTCTTATTTTTTCTTTTCCATTTTACTTTCTCAGAtattttttgaacaaatgtaAGAACTACTGACCTTCCATATCCTCCAAAGCCCCACCTACAATGTTTGTATAGAAAGTTTTTAGTAAAAGAGAGACTTAACAAAACAATGATGAAACTCTTTTATAAGTATTTAACAAAGATAGTGATGGATAACTTACGTGTACACATGGCCATTTGAGTCCACAGCAACTGAACATGCGACACAACCAAATTAGGAATATATTAATTgtaataaatattttaaaaccTAAGTCACCAACATGTGATTTTTATATAAACTATAAAGATACATAGAATTTAAAAATTAACCTGTATGGTTTGATCCACAAGCAACTTTAACTATAGTTTCACCAGCAAAAGCAGAGATTGCTTTGGGGCGAGGTTGAGCCTCATAAGCAAGCCTCACAGAGCTATCTTTAGTATTATACTGCAAATAAGAAGTCAAATATGACCATTATTAATTTTAGGGAATCCAAAAAAGGTAATTTAATATTAGATGTTATAGGTCAACACATAACTAAAAAGAAACCATTTTTGCAAAAACCCAAAAgtgatttttctttttttaaactcGAGTGGAATAATATCCAAAAGGATCTTGCGTATATTtgggaaaagaaagaaagaaatttggcAATTATGTTACTGAATATACCTCATTGTCAGTTCCATGTCCAAGTTGACCATACTGTGGAAGTCCAGCAgttctggaaaaaaaaaaaaaacaagagacAATGTAGATTCAGcaaatatttgacctaatttaaaATAACAAACTAATATCAAAGAAAAGCCATTAACCATACAGTATTGTAGCGCCTTCAACAGAAGTCAACCAAACAGTAAAATCAGCTCCACATGCAACAGTTTTTACTTCAGATACCAGACAACGTACAGGGTACAACTCAATTTCTACACAAGAGAAAGAAGCAAAAGAACTTGTTAGCAACCACAAAAAGAATCTACTTCCTGGAGA is a window of Lactuca sativa cultivar Salinas chromosome 1, Lsat_Salinas_v11, whole genome shotgun sequence DNA encoding:
- the LOC111915733 gene encoding uncharacterized protein LOC111915733, yielding MSTTAAGTETEKKEEEVKGGELLFCGTTAWDTIGRKKGCEGNLVSPTRLRPLVGVDIRYVASGCASCHCVALDVDGRCYTWGRNDKGQLGHGDQIQRDRPTVVSALASYKIVKAASGRSHTVVVTEDGISLAFGWNKHGQLGSGSAKNEIELYPVRCLVSEVKTVACGADFTVWLTSVEGATILTAGLPQYGQLGHGTDNEYNTKDSSVRLAYEAQPRPKAISAFAGETIVKVACGSNHTVAVDSNGHVYTWGFGGYGRLGHKEQKDEWSPRRLDFFTKNNVVPSNAVVSAGSVNCAVTAGGGQMYMWGKIKNTGDDWMYPKPLMDLSGWNIDCMDSGSMHHFVGADNTCISWGHAQSGELGYGPNQQKSSSIPKKVESIEGIHVISVACGFAHSLVVVDRTNAADKLDQLEIYDGKAAGEGVEEAAAAAPAPAKQNNKKGGGGGGAKRKKSKELSDSEESKQESFDGDDDYSDEESNGFAKKSKRGGKSSGRGRGRGRSSAAAKEGGGGGASGAKRGRGRPKKA